In Nematostella vectensis chromosome 11, jaNemVect1.1, whole genome shotgun sequence, a genomic segment contains:
- the LOC116602027 gene encoding uncharacterized protein LOC116602027, which yields MTKVFCDFTSELGSAWTLVLSFARKNKNLDTYCKRSLSQNDPRNGENPNWEDYRLSLSRMQHLRSQSTHWRFTTEFPVQNFARLCLGYVLSYDAVGHRKQVELVNIRGCHPGMSRPRFDRLTAHGLFILIAL from the coding sequence ATGACTAAAGTCTTCTGTGATTTCACGTCAGAGCTTGGGTCAGCGTGGACTTTGGTTCTCTCCTTTGCgcgtaaaaataaaaaccttgATACGTACTGCAAAAGATCTCTATCACAGAACGACCCAAGAAACGGGGAAAACCCAAACTGGGAAGACTACCGACTCTCACTTTCTCGAATGCAACACCTTAGGTCCCAGTCTACTCACTGGCGCTTCACCACAGAGTTCCCGGTACAGAACTTCGCCCGGTTATGTCTCGGTTATGTGTTGAGCTACGACGCTGTCGGGCACCGCAAACAAGTAGAACTCGTCAACATCCGGGGATGTCATCCGGGGATGTCACGGCCCCGTTTTGACAGGTTGACGGCACATGGCCTCTTCATACTGATAGCACTCTAA
- the LOC5518447 gene encoding dolichyl-diphosphooligosaccharide--protein glycosyltransferase subunit STT3A, whose translation MKTEGGAGIPLPGFLPKLSHDKQDTLLKLLILSIAGILSFSTRLFSVLRFESVIHEFDPYFNYRTTRFLVEEGFYSFHNWFDDRAWYPLGRIIGGTIYPGLMVTSAVLYHVMNFFHITIDIRNVCVFLAPLFSSLTALVTFYFTKELKDVGAGLVAASMIAIVPGYISRSVAGSYDNEGIAIFCMLLTYALWVKSVKTGSVFWSTMCALAYFYMVSSWGGYVFLINLIPLHVLVLMITGRFSHRIYVAYSSVYCLGTILSMQISFVGFQPVQSSEHMAAFGVFGLCQIHAFVDYVRARMSREHFQFLFKVVVTIASLVVFVVGGVLTATGKISPWTGRFYSLLDPSYAKNNIPIIASVSEHQPTTWSSFYFDLQILVFMFPVGLYYCFSKLTDANIFIIMYGITSIYFAGVMVRLMLVLAPVACILSGISVSSILTTYMKNLETSKRSSNKTAKKGDPSYPIKNEVATVMIGMMTLFLITYTFHCTWVTSEAYSSPSIVLSAKQHDGSRVIFDDFREAYYWLRQNTPENSKVMSWWDYGYQITAMANRTILVDNNTWNNTHISRVGQAMASPEDKAYEIMRELDVDYVLVIFGGLTGYASDDINKFLWMVRIGGSTEKGQHIKEHDYYTPTGEFRVDREGSQTLLNCLMYKMCYYRFGSVYTEQGKPTGYDRVRNAEIGNKEFELDVLEEAYTTEHWLVRIYKVKDLDNRGS comes from the exons ATGAAGACGGAAGGAGGAGCAGGAATTCCACTACCCGGGTTTTTACCCAAACTTTCCCATGACAAACAAGACACGTTGCTTAAGCTACTCATACTTTCCATTGCCGGGATTCTAT CTTTCTCTACACGATTGTTTTCAGTGCTAAGGTTTGAGAGTGTCATCCATGAATTTGATCC GTACTTCAACTACCGAACAACAAGGTTCTTGGTGGAAGAAGGGTTTTACAGTTTCCATAACTGGTTTGATGACCGGGCGTGGTACCCTCTGGGGCGTATCATTGGTGGCACCATTTATCCTG GTCTGATGGTGACGTCAGCGGTGTTGTACCACGTCATGAACTTCTTCCACATCACTATTGACATCCGTAATGTGTGCGTGTTCCTGGCCCCTCTGTTCTCATCGCTAACCGCTCTTGTAACCTTCTACTTCACCAAGGAGCTGAAGGATGTAGGTGCTGGCTTGGTGGCTGCCTCCATGATAGCCATTGTACCAG GCTACATCTCCCGATCTGTGGCTGGTTCCTATGACAACGAGGGCATTGCTATCTTCTGTATGTTGCTGACGTATGCACTGTGGGTGAAATCTGTCAAGACCGGCTCTGTTTTCTGGTCAACAATGTGTGCACTAGCCTACTTTTACATG GTGTCGTCTTGGGGTGGTTATGTCTTCCTCATCAATCTGATCCCCCTGCACGTGCTTGTCCTCATGATCACTGGAAGATTCTCACACAGAATCTATGTTGCTTACTCTTCG GTTTACTGTTTGGGAACTATTCTGTCCATGCAGATCTCATTTGTAGGATTCCAGCCAGTTCAATCCAGTGAGCACATGGCG GCCTTTGGAGTGTTTGGTTTGTGCCAGATCCACGCATTTGTTGACTACGTGCGAGCTCGCATGTCTCGGGAGCACTTCCAATTTCTGTTCAAGGTGGTTGTTACCATCGCTTCTCTTGTTGTCTTCgttgttggtggtgtactGACTGCTACTGGAAAGATTTCCCCGTGGACTGGCAGGTTTTACTCTCTCTTGGACCCATCGTATGCCAAGAATAACATCCCCATTATTGCCTCCGTCTCTGAACATCAGCCCACCACCTGGTCGTCATTCTACTTTGACCTGCAAATTCTTGTGTTCATGTTCCCGGTTGGGCTTTATTACTGCTTCAGCAAGCTGACTGATGCTAACATCTTTATTATCATGTATGGCATCACCAGTATCTACTTTGCG GGTGTGATGGTGCGTCTCATGCTGGTCTTGGCCCCTGTTGCATGTATACTGTCAGGAATCAGTGTGTCCTCCATCTTAACAACCTACATGAAG AATCTGGAAACTTCCAAACGATCAAGTAACAAGACTGCAAAAAAAGGTGACCCTTCGTACCCAATCAAGAATGAGGTTGCCACTGTCATGATTGGCATGATGACATTATTCCTCATCACCTACACCTTCCATTGCACATGGGTCACCTCTGAAGCGTACTCCTCACCATCCATCGTCCTGTCAGCTAAGCAGCATGACGGATCTCGTGTCATCTTCGACGACTTCAGAGAGGCATATTACTGGCTCCGACAAAACACTCCTGAG AATTCTAAAGTGATGTCATGGTGGGATTACGGCTACCAGATCACTGCAATGGCAAACAGGACGATCCTAGTTGATAACAATACTTGGAACAACACCCACATATCCCGCGTAGGCCAG GCCATGGCTTCACCTGAAGATAAGGCGTATGAGATCATGCGTGAGCTGGACGTGGATTACGTGCTCGTCATCTTTGGCGGGCTGACGGGCTATGCCTCGGATG ACATCAACAAGTTCTTGTGGATGGTTCGTATCGGAGGGAGCACAGAGAAAGGCCAGCACATCAAGGAACACGACTATTATACGCCAACTGGCGAATTCCGGGTTGACAGAGAGGGTTCTCAGACGCTGTTGAACTGCCTCATGTACAAGATGTGCTACTACCGATTCGGTTCCGTCTACACAGAGCAGGGCAAGCCTACTGGCTATGACCGCGTCAGGAACGCTGAGATTGGAAACAAG GAGTTCGAGCTGGACGTGCTGGAAGAGGCGTATACCACGGAGCACTGGCTTGTCCGGATCTACAAGGTCAAGGACCTGGATAACCGCGGCTCCTaa